One window from the genome of Paraclostridium sordellii encodes:
- a CDS encoding pentapeptide repeat-containing protein: MKIKIQEPKISNNLVESYDVIDEIFEEERLEEKIIENTTISGVYEVRLTLNSCVFKNVVFENCDFRKLDATDVIFENCNMSNINFADSGMYRVKFVNCKLTGTRFEDSILKDVIFYECLGRYSNFSFAKFKGVTIENSDFQSAVFQEVENYRLNLDFSELSKCTFSGTSLKGVDFTTCNIENCEYKVLDVAGGTFSIAQALELSKLLRITIK; this comes from the coding sequence ATGAAAATCAAAATACAAGAACCTAAGATAAGTAATAATTTAGTAGAATCTTATGATGTAATTGATGAGATTTTTGAGGAAGAACGTTTAGAAGAAAAAATAATTGAAAATACTACTATATCTGGAGTGTATGAAGTAAGATTAACTTTAAATTCTTGTGTATTTAAAAATGTAGTATTTGAAAATTGTGATTTTAGAAAACTTGATGCAACTGATGTAATTTTTGAAAATTGCAATATGTCTAATATAAATTTTGCAGATAGTGGGATGTATAGGGTTAAATTTGTTAATTGTAAGTTAACAGGTACTAGATTTGAAGACTCTATATTAAAAGACGTAATTTTTTATGAGTGTTTAGGAAGATATTCTAATTTTTCTTTTGCAAAGTTTAAGGGAGTGACAATAGAAAACTCAGATTTTCAAAGTGCAGTTTTTCAAGAGGTGGAAAATTACAGATTAAACTTAGATTTTTCAGAGTTATCAAAATGTACATTTAGTGGGACTTCCTTAAAAGGGGTTGATTTTACAACTTGCAACATAGAAAATTGCGAATATAAAGTTCTAGATGTAGCGGGTGGAACTTTTTCTATCGCACAAGCTTTAGAATTATCTAAGCTTTTAAGAATAACAATAAAGTGA